The following are encoded together in the Chiroxiphia lanceolata isolate bChiLan1 chromosome 8, bChiLan1.pri, whole genome shotgun sequence genome:
- the LOC116790391 gene encoding steroidogenic acute regulatory protein, mitochondrial-like — protein sequence MLQATGKLCCGIAHDPLRRLPGLKTAAVAAVQKDIRGLVARGSHRLPSKIPHYLQKLMGKDTAPCPEPTRGVSPSQSSSMDLSCIRQGERALQRALSTLQQHTSWQAEPVLDTSAAVSSAALPGLGRVFRAEVVLAVPVAQLHQELFERMEQMPQWNPHLSQVKVLRRVGTDTLVTHEVTTPSPGNLVGQRDLVSVRHRGRRGAAIYLVGTATRAEPLPPQEGRIRAESRLSCIVLQPLAGDPGRTRLTWLLSMDLKGWIPTAVLHRVLPQSQADFIEHLHRHLSATAGP from the exons atgcTGCAAGCCACCGGCAAGCTGTGCTGTGGCATCGCCCACGATCCCCTCCGCCGCCTGCCCG GCTTGAAGACAGCAGCTGTTGCAGCAGTACAGAAGGACATCAGAGGGCTGGTGGCAAGAGGATCCCATCGCCTGCCTTCCAAAATTCCTCATTATCTTCAGAAGCTGATGGGGAAGGACACAG ctccctgccccgAGCCCACCAGAGGTGTCAGCCCCAGCCAGTCCTCCAGCATGGACCTCTCCTGCATCCGCCAGGGAGAAAGGGCCCTGCAGCGAGCACTGAgcaccctgcagcagcacaccaGCTGGCAGGCAGAGCCCGTGCTG gaCACCAGTGCCGCCGTGTCCAGCGCTGCCCTCCCTGGGCTCGGCAGGGTGTTTCGGGCAGAGGTGGTCCTGGCTGTGCCGGTGGCACAGCTGCACCAGGAGCTGTTTGAGAGGATGGAGCAGATGCCCCAGTGGAACCCACACCTCAGCCAGGTGAAG GTGCTGCGGCGCGTCGGGACGGACACGCTGGTGACACACGAAGTCACCACTCCCAGCCCGGGCAACCTGGTGGGGCAGCGGGACTTGGTCAGCGTGCGGCACCGCGGGAGGAGGGGCGCGGCCATCTACCTGGTGGGCACTGCCACCCGCGCCGAGCCGCTGCCCCCGCAGGAAGGGCGCATCAG GGCCGAGTCCCGGCTCAGCTGCATCGTCCTGCAGCCGCTGGCGGGGGACCCCGGCAGGACCCGCCTCACCTGGCTCCTGAGCATGGACCTGAAG ggctggatcccCACAGCCGTGCTTCACCGGGTCCTGCCACAATCCCAAGCCGACTTCATCGAGCACCTCCACCGGCACCTCTCTGCCACCGCGGGCCCCTGA